TGCCGGACTCCTGGTCACCGTGTACGCATTGACCGTGGTCTTCGGCGGTCCGGTCATCACGGCGATCACCACCCGTATCCGACGCAAACACCTGCTGGTCCTTCTTCTGCTCGTCTTCGTCCTCGGCAACGTGGTCTGCGCCACCGCCCCCAGCTTCGGCGTCCTGCTCGTCGGTCGAGTGATCACCGCCGTCATTCAGGGAACTTTCATGGCTGTCTGTGTCGTCACCGCCGGCGCCATGGTCGCGGAGAACCGACAAGGGTCCGCGGTGGCAGGCACGCAGTTCGGTGTGACACTGGCCACCGTGCTCGGCGTGCCGTTCGGAACGCTGATGGCGCAGCAGGTGGACTGGCGGGCAACCTTCGGCACCGTCGCCGTCCTTGCCTCCATCGCGATCGTGCTCATCCTGCTGACGATTCCCGACGCTGGTGGAGCATCGGTCCACTCCTCCGTGCGACATGAGTTCCGCGCGTTCGCGAACTGGCAGGTGATCGGCACCGTACTGGCCACCGTGTTGTGCTCGGGTGCCATGTTCACGGTCATCACCTACATGGTGCCGTTGCTCACGGATGTGGGAGGTTTCCCCGCTGCGTGGGTGTCCGCAGTACTCCTTGCCTACGGCGTTGGCTCCATTATCGGGAACGTTATCGGTGGTCGGTGCGCCGACCGTTCCGTTGAGGGCACCGTCCTCGGACTCTCGTGGACGCTTGCCGTCGTGTGCGTCATCTTCTGGATCGCCGCCCCGTCGGCGGTCGGCAGTGCAGTAGTGCTCATCCTGTTCTCGGTCGCGACGTTCGCGCTGATCCCGGGGCTCCAGGTGAGGATCCTCTCGACGGCGTCAGACGCCCCGACACTGTCGTTGACGGTCAATATGGCCGCCTTCGCGCTGGGTGCCGCGCTCGGTTCGTGGGCCGGGGGACAGGTCATCACTCTCGGCTTCGGCGTCCGCGCCGTGACTCTCGCTGCCGCCCTGTTCGGTGCGCTCGGCGCACTCGTGATCGCGCAGGTCGTGTATGCCGCTCGGCGTACCACTGCGTCGACGACGGACAGGAGTGCAGCGGGGAGCGAGGCTTCGCGATGAGAGGATCCACGGGGCATACCCGAGTCAACGCAACAACGATGGCCAAGTTGATCGCGCTTGCCGCGGCGACGTTCGTCTACGTCACCTTCGAGGTGTTTCCCGTCGGCCTTATCCGGGACATCGCAGACGGCGTCAACGTCAGTGAAGGGCAGGTCGGTCTGCTGGTCAGTGGTTATGCGATCGTCGCTGCGTGCGCCACGATTCCCACGGTCGCGCTTGCCTCGCGGGTATCCCGTCGGGCTGCCCTCGTTGTCGCGCTTGTCTTCCTTGTCATCGCGGAAACGCTCACCGTCGCATCGACGTCGTTTGCGATGCTCGCTGTCAGCCGACTCATTGCTGCACTCACTCACGGCGTGGTCTGGTCGCTGGTGGCGCCCGCCGCCGCGACGCTCGTTCCGCGTGAGCGGGTCGGTACCGCGACTGCCGTGGTGTTCGGCGGAGCCTCGCTGGCGTTGATCTTCGGCAGCCCCGGAACCACGTTCATCGGTGGGCTCATCGGCTGGCGGGCCACTGCTCTTCTGCTCACCGGAGTGACGATCGCGGTCACCGTTGCCGTCTTCTACTCCCTACGGTCAGTGGGGGAGAGGGTCGCGGTATCACACGGGGACGCGGGGACGTCCCGCACCGAGGTGAACTGGCGCGCCGTGCTGGTGCTCTGCGGGATCTCAATCCTGCTTGTCACCGCGCATTTCATCTCCTACACC
The genomic region above belongs to Corynebacterium glyciniphilum AJ 3170 and contains:
- a CDS encoding MFS transporter, translated to MRGSTGHTRVNATTMAKLIALAAATFVYVTFEVFPVGLIRDIADGVNVSEGQVGLLVSGYAIVAACATIPTVALASRVSRRAALVVALVFLVIAETLTVASTSFAMLAVSRLIAALTHGVVWSLVAPAAATLVPRERVGTATAVVFGGASLALIFGSPGTTFIGGLIGWRATALLLTGVTIAVTVAVFYSLRSVGERVAVSHGDAGTSRTEVNWRAVLVLCGISILLVTAHFISYTYIAVIVTEVTGAAGLVVAILMLFGLAGAVGTVLIGRVIDRGARRAEVITMSTFAGGLVILALAMLPLPPGLQSAGVFVAAAVWGLAFAATGPVFQTGVLRIAEGDADRASSVYVTSVQVGIAAGSALGAPILAQSVVWLPQASAMVALVVLVLVVGCRPTSS
- a CDS encoding MFS transporter — protein: MKDPMYARMAVLILAIFCVGTAELSPSGMLGELSRDMSVTIPTAGLLVTVYALTVVFGGPVITAITTRIRRKHLLVLLLLVFVLGNVVCATAPSFGVLLVGRVITAVIQGTFMAVCVVTAGAMVAENRQGSAVAGTQFGVTLATVLGVPFGTLMAQQVDWRATFGTVAVLASIAIVLILLTIPDAGGASVHSSVRHEFRAFANWQVIGTVLATVLCSGAMFTVITYMVPLLTDVGGFPAAWVSAVLLAYGVGSIIGNVIGGRCADRSVEGTVLGLSWTLAVVCVIFWIAAPSAVGSAVVLILFSVATFALIPGLQVRILSTASDAPTLSLTVNMAAFALGAALGSWAGGQVITLGFGVRAVTLAAALFGALGALVIAQVVYAARRTTASTTDRSAAGSEASR